A part of Setaria viridis chromosome 8, Setaria_viridis_v4.0, whole genome shotgun sequence genomic DNA contains:
- the LOC117834251 gene encoding putative FBD-associated F-box protein At5g56440, with translation MTKKSSTPGGADRLGALPDELLHHVMSFLPAHDVVSTSLLAWRWHDLWKSAPALRVTSAKSCNNPLWFIRFVDNLLLLRDPGAQLDSFVIDLEECDFYFKPFLPAYERSVNLWFRLALLSQARVLSLRTSHGIYMYKEESSPFELPDVPIISKHLITNCILHVSLYGAALSIFQAVQRLIGMVSSPRLVSLVLSDCGGRTPLLENMPFLVSAVVRLTAAQVEKQQQEMEARVERMVRQRMEAER, from the exons ATGACCAAGAAATCATCCACGCCGGGAGGGGCTGACCGCCTCGGTGCCCTTCCTGATGAACTGCTCCACCATGTGATGTCCTTCCTCCCCGCGCATGACGTGGTGTCGACATCCCTGCTTGCCTGGCGCTGGCACGATCTCTGGAAATCTGCCCCTGCCCTACGTGTCACCAGTGCCAAGAGCTGCAACAACCCCCTATGGTTCATTCGTTTCGTCGACaacctgctcctcctccgcgaCCCTGGAGCCCAACTGGACTCGTTCGTGATTGATCTCGAGGAGTGTGACTTCTACTTCAAGCCATTCCTGCCCGCCTATGAAAGGAGTGTGAACCTGTGGTTTCGGCTTGCGCTGCTAAGCCAAGCTCGGGTACTCTCGCTGCGCACATCCCATGGCATCTACATGTACAAGGAGGAGAGCTCGCCTTTTGAGCTACCGGATGTGCCCATCATCTCAAAGCACCTAATAACAAATTGCATCTTGCACGTGTCACTCTACGGAGCAGCACTCTCGATTTTTCAGGCTGTCCAGCGTCTCATAGGCATG GTTTCTTCTCCTAGACTTGTCTCGCTTGTGTTAAGTGATTGTGGTGGTAGAACTCCCTTGCTTGAAAACATGCCATTTTTAGTTTCAGCGGTTGTGAGATTGACG GCT GCCCAAGTGGAGAAGCAACAACAGGAGATGGAGGCGAGGGTGGAGCGGATGGttcggcagaggatggaggccgAGCGGTAG